In one Cyprinus carpio isolate SPL01 chromosome B2, ASM1834038v1, whole genome shotgun sequence genomic region, the following are encoded:
- the LOC109072828 gene encoding Golgi integral membrane protein 4-like isoform X5: MQYYELQEKHQNQGQDHERALDEHRLEIDNLQREKEVEISRLKENMYNLQAENSQLRKAHQDIYTQLLDVQEQHKNLQASKDHLSLTLQDHKNALVAAELQVEELRRLKENRNKASSTGRDAKIDKFATERTRSYILKTVERLNEELHNKPIQVEGYEENGKGLSPQGVLEIENNNATKVAMKQPRQIDIFTEGNGKKEERSTSKDRGGEDKGKKAVLEHSLSNPEELGINPRNTLSQSPGKQTQTEPLHRTKVHFEALDTVIAENAVQSHHVMAGREDEKEMQKHKKGIGEKNLNSVNEANNQNEDEFEEAEEETEYKSNANKIRPEEDEQLVVAGNPEQQEDQLDEQYEDNVEDETLDDSVHDRQKRAEEEESEEDPYSERNGAQGHDKLNENPGAETGANQMESLQEKLIKRG, translated from the exons ATGCAATACTATGAACTTCAAGAGAAGCACCAAAATCAAGGGCAGGATCATGAACGTGCTCTGGATGAGCACAGGTTGGAAATAGACAATCTGCAGAGGGAGAAGGAGGTTGAAATTTCCAGACTGAAAG AGAATATGTACAACCTTCAAGCGGAGAACAGTCAGCTGCGGAAAGCTCATCAGGACATCTACACACAGTTACTTGATGTGCAG GAACAGCACAAGAACCTGCAAGCTTCAAAAGATCATCTCTCACTCACATTACAAGACCATAAAAATGCACTTGTTGCCGCCGAG CTTCAGGTGGAAGAGCTGAGGCGATTAAAGGAGAATCGCAATAAAGCATCCAGTACAGGCCGAGATGCTAAAATTGATAAATTTGCAACTGAACGCACCCGCAGCTATATACTGAAGACAGTAGAGCGCCTAAATGAGGAGCTGCATAATAAGCCCATTCAG GTGGAAGGATATGAGGAAAATGGAAAAGGGTTATCCCCTCAAGGTGTGTTGGAAATTGAAAATAACAATGCGACCAAAGTGGCAATGAAGCAGCCTCGGCAAATTGATATTTTTACTGAGGGAAACGGCAAGAAAGAGGAGAGAAGCACATCAAAGGATAGAGGAGGAGAGGATAAGGGGAAAAAGGCAGTGCTGGAACATTCCTTATCAAACCCAGAAGAGCTGGGCATTAACCCTCGCAACACGCTAAGCCAAAGCCCCGggaaacagacacagacagagccACTTCACAGAACCAAAGTACACTTTGAGGCTTTGGATACAGTTATTGCTG AGAATGCTGTGCAATCACACCATGTTATGGCTGGACGAGAAGATGAAAAGGAGATGCAAAAGCACAAAAAG GGGATAGGAGAAAAAAACTTGAACTCTGTGAATGAGGCCAACAACCAGAACGAAGATGAATTTGAAGAGGCAGAAGAAGAAACCGAGTACAAGAGCAATGCGAATAAGATCAGGCCTGAAGAGGATGAGCAGCTTGTG GTGGCAGGCAATCCCGAGCAGCAAGAAGACCAGCTGGATGAGCAATATGAGGACAATGTAGAGGATGAG ACTCTTGATGACTCAGTGCATGACAGACAGAAGAGAGCAGAAGAGGAAGAAAGTGAAGAAGATCCCTACAGTGAGCGTAATGGAGCACAG gGCCATGATAAACTGAATGAAAACCCAGGAGCTGAAACCGGTGCCAATCAGATGGAGAGCCTCCAAGAAAAACTGATAAAAAGAGGATGA
- the LOC109072828 gene encoding Golgi integral membrane protein 4-like isoform X4 yields the protein MGKGICSRRQRRIFQSFLLLIFVCGTLYAFMISYEMHKELKKTEATALKYQQHQESLSAQLQVVYEHHSKLEKSLQKERLEHKKAEEDLLVFKRESQKALNKEKQESTYRLNALQTEHQILKSQHEDLKMQYYELQEKHQNQGQDHERALDEHRLEIDNLQREKEVEISRLKENMYNLQAENSQLRKAHQDIYTQLLDVQEQHKNLQASKDHLSLTLQDHKNALVAAEVEGYEENGKGLSPQGVLEIENNNATKVAMKQPRQIDIFTEGNGKKEERSTSKDRGGEDKGKKAVLEHSLSNPEELGINPRNTLSQSPGKQTQTEPLHRTKVHFEALDTVIAENAVQSHHVMAGREDEKEMQKHKKGIGEKNLNSVNEANNQNEDEFEEAEEETEYKSNANKIRPEEDEQLVVAGNPEQQEDQLDEQYEDNVEDETLDDSVHDRQKRAEEEESEEDPYSERNGAQGHDKLNENPGAETGANQMESLQEKLIKRG from the exons ATGGGGAAAGGAATTTGTTCGAGACGACAGCGAAgaatatttcagtctttcctaCTTCTCATCTTCGTCTGCGGGACGTTGTACGCCTTCATGATCTCATATGAGATGCATAAAGAGCTGAAAAAGACTGAGGCGACGGCTTTGAAGTACCAGCAGCATCAAGAGTCACTTTCTGCGCAGCTGCAAg tGGTATATGAGCATCATTCTAAATTAGAGAAATCCCTCCAGAAAGAAAGACTTGAGCATAAGAAGGCTGAAGAGG ATTTGCTTGTGTTTAAGCGGGAATCACAGAAGGCCCTCAACAAAGAAAAG CAAGAATCAACCTATCGACTGAATGCTCTGCAGACAGAGCATCAAATACTGAAG TCCCAGCATGAAGACTTGAAGATGCAATACTATGAACTTCAAGAGAAGCACCAAAATCAAGGGCAGGATCATGAACGTGCTCTGGATGAGCACAGGTTGGAAATAGACAATCTGCAGAGGGAGAAGGAGGTTGAAATTTCCAGACTGAAAG AGAATATGTACAACCTTCAAGCGGAGAACAGTCAGCTGCGGAAAGCTCATCAGGACATCTACACACAGTTACTTGATGTGCAG GAACAGCACAAGAACCTGCAAGCTTCAAAAGATCATCTCTCACTCACATTACAAGACCATAAAAATGCACTTGTTGCCGCCGAG GTGGAAGGATATGAGGAAAATGGAAAAGGGTTATCCCCTCAAGGTGTGTTGGAAATTGAAAATAACAATGCGACCAAAGTGGCAATGAAGCAGCCTCGGCAAATTGATATTTTTACTGAGGGAAACGGCAAGAAAGAGGAGAGAAGCACATCAAAGGATAGAGGAGGAGAGGATAAGGGGAAAAAGGCAGTGCTGGAACATTCCTTATCAAACCCAGAAGAGCTGGGCATTAACCCTCGCAACACGCTAAGCCAAAGCCCCGggaaacagacacagacagagccACTTCACAGAACCAAAGTACACTTTGAGGCTTTGGATACAGTTATTGCTG AGAATGCTGTGCAATCACACCATGTTATGGCTGGACGAGAAGATGAAAAGGAGATGCAAAAGCACAAAAAG GGGATAGGAGAAAAAAACTTGAACTCTGTGAATGAGGCCAACAACCAGAACGAAGATGAATTTGAAGAGGCAGAAGAAGAAACCGAGTACAAGAGCAATGCGAATAAGATCAGGCCTGAAGAGGATGAGCAGCTTGTG GTGGCAGGCAATCCCGAGCAGCAAGAAGACCAGCTGGATGAGCAATATGAGGACAATGTAGAGGATGAG ACTCTTGATGACTCAGTGCATGACAGACAGAAGAGAGCAGAAGAGGAAGAAAGTGAAGAAGATCCCTACAGTGAGCGTAATGGAGCACAG gGCCATGATAAACTGAATGAAAACCCAGGAGCTGAAACCGGTGCCAATCAGATGGAGAGCCTCCAAGAAAAACTGATAAAAAGAGGATGA
- the LOC109072828 gene encoding Golgi integral membrane protein 4-like isoform X3, whose protein sequence is MGKGICSRRQRRIFQSFLLLIFVCGTLYAFMISYEMHKELKKTEATALKYQQHQESLSAQLQVVYEHHSKLEKSLQKERLEHKKAEEDLLVFKRESQKALNKEKQESTYRLNALQTEHQILKSQHEDLKMQYYELQEKHQNQGQDHERALDEHRLEIDNLQREKEVEISRLKENMYNLQAENSQLRKAHQDIYTQLLDVQEQHKNLQASKDHLSLTLQDHKNALVAAELQVEELRRLKENRNKASSTGRDAKIDKFATERTRSYILKTVERLNEELHNKPIQVEGYEENGKGLSPQGVLEIENNNATKVAMKQPRQIDIFTEGNGKKEERSTSKDRGGEDKGKKAVLEHSLSNPEELGINPRNTLSQSPGKQTQTEPLHRTKVHFEALDTVIAENAVQSHHVMAGREDEKEMQKHKKGIGEKNLNSVNEANNQNEDEFEEAEEETEYKSNANKIRPEEDEQLVGHDKLNENPGAETGANQMESLQEKLIKRG, encoded by the exons ATGGGGAAAGGAATTTGTTCGAGACGACAGCGAAgaatatttcagtctttcctaCTTCTCATCTTCGTCTGCGGGACGTTGTACGCCTTCATGATCTCATATGAGATGCATAAAGAGCTGAAAAAGACTGAGGCGACGGCTTTGAAGTACCAGCAGCATCAAGAGTCACTTTCTGCGCAGCTGCAAg tGGTATATGAGCATCATTCTAAATTAGAGAAATCCCTCCAGAAAGAAAGACTTGAGCATAAGAAGGCTGAAGAGG ATTTGCTTGTGTTTAAGCGGGAATCACAGAAGGCCCTCAACAAAGAAAAG CAAGAATCAACCTATCGACTGAATGCTCTGCAGACAGAGCATCAAATACTGAAG TCCCAGCATGAAGACTTGAAGATGCAATACTATGAACTTCAAGAGAAGCACCAAAATCAAGGGCAGGATCATGAACGTGCTCTGGATGAGCACAGGTTGGAAATAGACAATCTGCAGAGGGAGAAGGAGGTTGAAATTTCCAGACTGAAAG AGAATATGTACAACCTTCAAGCGGAGAACAGTCAGCTGCGGAAAGCTCATCAGGACATCTACACACAGTTACTTGATGTGCAG GAACAGCACAAGAACCTGCAAGCTTCAAAAGATCATCTCTCACTCACATTACAAGACCATAAAAATGCACTTGTTGCCGCCGAG CTTCAGGTGGAAGAGCTGAGGCGATTAAAGGAGAATCGCAATAAAGCATCCAGTACAGGCCGAGATGCTAAAATTGATAAATTTGCAACTGAACGCACCCGCAGCTATATACTGAAGACAGTAGAGCGCCTAAATGAGGAGCTGCATAATAAGCCCATTCAG GTGGAAGGATATGAGGAAAATGGAAAAGGGTTATCCCCTCAAGGTGTGTTGGAAATTGAAAATAACAATGCGACCAAAGTGGCAATGAAGCAGCCTCGGCAAATTGATATTTTTACTGAGGGAAACGGCAAGAAAGAGGAGAGAAGCACATCAAAGGATAGAGGAGGAGAGGATAAGGGGAAAAAGGCAGTGCTGGAACATTCCTTATCAAACCCAGAAGAGCTGGGCATTAACCCTCGCAACACGCTAAGCCAAAGCCCCGggaaacagacacagacagagccACTTCACAGAACCAAAGTACACTTTGAGGCTTTGGATACAGTTATTGCTG AGAATGCTGTGCAATCACACCATGTTATGGCTGGACGAGAAGATGAAAAGGAGATGCAAAAGCACAAAAAG GGGATAGGAGAAAAAAACTTGAACTCTGTGAATGAGGCCAACAACCAGAACGAAGATGAATTTGAAGAGGCAGAAGAAGAAACCGAGTACAAGAGCAATGCGAATAAGATCAGGCCTGAAGAGGATGAGCAGCTTGTG gGCCATGATAAACTGAATGAAAACCCAGGAGCTGAAACCGGTGCCAATCAGATGGAGAGCCTCCAAGAAAAACTGATAAAAAGAGGATGA
- the LOC109072828 gene encoding Golgi integral membrane protein 4-like isoform X2: protein MGKGICSRRQRRIFQSFLLLIFVCGTLYAFMISYEMHKELKKTEATALKYQQHQESLSAQLQVVYEHHSKLEKSLQKERLEHKKAEEDLLVFKRESQKALNKEKQESTYRLNALQTEHQILKSQHEDLKMQYYELQEKHQNQGQDHERALDEHRLEIDNLQREKEVEISRLKENMYNLQAENSQLRKAHQDIYTQLLDVQEQHKNLQASKDHLSLTLQDHKNALVAAELQVEELRRLKENRNKASSTGRDAKIDKFATERTRSYILKTVERLNEELHNKPIQVEGYEENGKGLSPQGVLEIENNNATKVAMKQPRQIDIFTEGNGKKEERSTSKDRGGEDKGKKAVLEHSLSNPEELGINPRNTLSQSPGKQTQTEPLHRTKVHFEALDTVIAENAVQSHHVMAGREDEKEMQKHKKGIGEKNLNSVNEANNQNEDEFEEAEEETEYKSNANKIRPEEDEQLVVAGNPEQQEDQLDEQYEDNVEDEGHDKLNENPGAETGANQMESLQEKLIKRG, encoded by the exons ATGGGGAAAGGAATTTGTTCGAGACGACAGCGAAgaatatttcagtctttcctaCTTCTCATCTTCGTCTGCGGGACGTTGTACGCCTTCATGATCTCATATGAGATGCATAAAGAGCTGAAAAAGACTGAGGCGACGGCTTTGAAGTACCAGCAGCATCAAGAGTCACTTTCTGCGCAGCTGCAAg tGGTATATGAGCATCATTCTAAATTAGAGAAATCCCTCCAGAAAGAAAGACTTGAGCATAAGAAGGCTGAAGAGG ATTTGCTTGTGTTTAAGCGGGAATCACAGAAGGCCCTCAACAAAGAAAAG CAAGAATCAACCTATCGACTGAATGCTCTGCAGACAGAGCATCAAATACTGAAG TCCCAGCATGAAGACTTGAAGATGCAATACTATGAACTTCAAGAGAAGCACCAAAATCAAGGGCAGGATCATGAACGTGCTCTGGATGAGCACAGGTTGGAAATAGACAATCTGCAGAGGGAGAAGGAGGTTGAAATTTCCAGACTGAAAG AGAATATGTACAACCTTCAAGCGGAGAACAGTCAGCTGCGGAAAGCTCATCAGGACATCTACACACAGTTACTTGATGTGCAG GAACAGCACAAGAACCTGCAAGCTTCAAAAGATCATCTCTCACTCACATTACAAGACCATAAAAATGCACTTGTTGCCGCCGAG CTTCAGGTGGAAGAGCTGAGGCGATTAAAGGAGAATCGCAATAAAGCATCCAGTACAGGCCGAGATGCTAAAATTGATAAATTTGCAACTGAACGCACCCGCAGCTATATACTGAAGACAGTAGAGCGCCTAAATGAGGAGCTGCATAATAAGCCCATTCAG GTGGAAGGATATGAGGAAAATGGAAAAGGGTTATCCCCTCAAGGTGTGTTGGAAATTGAAAATAACAATGCGACCAAAGTGGCAATGAAGCAGCCTCGGCAAATTGATATTTTTACTGAGGGAAACGGCAAGAAAGAGGAGAGAAGCACATCAAAGGATAGAGGAGGAGAGGATAAGGGGAAAAAGGCAGTGCTGGAACATTCCTTATCAAACCCAGAAGAGCTGGGCATTAACCCTCGCAACACGCTAAGCCAAAGCCCCGggaaacagacacagacagagccACTTCACAGAACCAAAGTACACTTTGAGGCTTTGGATACAGTTATTGCTG AGAATGCTGTGCAATCACACCATGTTATGGCTGGACGAGAAGATGAAAAGGAGATGCAAAAGCACAAAAAG GGGATAGGAGAAAAAAACTTGAACTCTGTGAATGAGGCCAACAACCAGAACGAAGATGAATTTGAAGAGGCAGAAGAAGAAACCGAGTACAAGAGCAATGCGAATAAGATCAGGCCTGAAGAGGATGAGCAGCTTGTG GTGGCAGGCAATCCCGAGCAGCAAGAAGACCAGCTGGATGAGCAATATGAGGACAATGTAGAGGATGAG gGCCATGATAAACTGAATGAAAACCCAGGAGCTGAAACCGGTGCCAATCAGATGGAGAGCCTCCAAGAAAAACTGATAAAAAGAGGATGA
- the LOC109072828 gene encoding Golgi integral membrane protein 4-like isoform X1 — protein MGKGICSRRQRRIFQSFLLLIFVCGTLYAFMISYEMHKELKKTEATALKYQQHQESLSAQLQVVYEHHSKLEKSLQKERLEHKKAEEDLLVFKRESQKALNKEKQESTYRLNALQTEHQILKSQHEDLKMQYYELQEKHQNQGQDHERALDEHRLEIDNLQREKEVEISRLKENMYNLQAENSQLRKAHQDIYTQLLDVQEQHKNLQASKDHLSLTLQDHKNALVAAELQVEELRRLKENRNKASSTGRDAKIDKFATERTRSYILKTVERLNEELHNKPIQVEGYEENGKGLSPQGVLEIENNNATKVAMKQPRQIDIFTEGNGKKEERSTSKDRGGEDKGKKAVLEHSLSNPEELGINPRNTLSQSPGKQTQTEPLHRTKVHFEALDTVIAENAVQSHHVMAGREDEKEMQKHKKGIGEKNLNSVNEANNQNEDEFEEAEEETEYKSNANKIRPEEDEQLVVAGNPEQQEDQLDEQYEDNVEDETLDDSVHDRQKRAEEEESEEDPYSERNGAQGHDKLNENPGAETGANQMESLQEKLIKRG, from the exons ATGGGGAAAGGAATTTGTTCGAGACGACAGCGAAgaatatttcagtctttcctaCTTCTCATCTTCGTCTGCGGGACGTTGTACGCCTTCATGATCTCATATGAGATGCATAAAGAGCTGAAAAAGACTGAGGCGACGGCTTTGAAGTACCAGCAGCATCAAGAGTCACTTTCTGCGCAGCTGCAAg tGGTATATGAGCATCATTCTAAATTAGAGAAATCCCTCCAGAAAGAAAGACTTGAGCATAAGAAGGCTGAAGAGG ATTTGCTTGTGTTTAAGCGGGAATCACAGAAGGCCCTCAACAAAGAAAAG CAAGAATCAACCTATCGACTGAATGCTCTGCAGACAGAGCATCAAATACTGAAG TCCCAGCATGAAGACTTGAAGATGCAATACTATGAACTTCAAGAGAAGCACCAAAATCAAGGGCAGGATCATGAACGTGCTCTGGATGAGCACAGGTTGGAAATAGACAATCTGCAGAGGGAGAAGGAGGTTGAAATTTCCAGACTGAAAG AGAATATGTACAACCTTCAAGCGGAGAACAGTCAGCTGCGGAAAGCTCATCAGGACATCTACACACAGTTACTTGATGTGCAG GAACAGCACAAGAACCTGCAAGCTTCAAAAGATCATCTCTCACTCACATTACAAGACCATAAAAATGCACTTGTTGCCGCCGAG CTTCAGGTGGAAGAGCTGAGGCGATTAAAGGAGAATCGCAATAAAGCATCCAGTACAGGCCGAGATGCTAAAATTGATAAATTTGCAACTGAACGCACCCGCAGCTATATACTGAAGACAGTAGAGCGCCTAAATGAGGAGCTGCATAATAAGCCCATTCAG GTGGAAGGATATGAGGAAAATGGAAAAGGGTTATCCCCTCAAGGTGTGTTGGAAATTGAAAATAACAATGCGACCAAAGTGGCAATGAAGCAGCCTCGGCAAATTGATATTTTTACTGAGGGAAACGGCAAGAAAGAGGAGAGAAGCACATCAAAGGATAGAGGAGGAGAGGATAAGGGGAAAAAGGCAGTGCTGGAACATTCCTTATCAAACCCAGAAGAGCTGGGCATTAACCCTCGCAACACGCTAAGCCAAAGCCCCGggaaacagacacagacagagccACTTCACAGAACCAAAGTACACTTTGAGGCTTTGGATACAGTTATTGCTG AGAATGCTGTGCAATCACACCATGTTATGGCTGGACGAGAAGATGAAAAGGAGATGCAAAAGCACAAAAAG GGGATAGGAGAAAAAAACTTGAACTCTGTGAATGAGGCCAACAACCAGAACGAAGATGAATTTGAAGAGGCAGAAGAAGAAACCGAGTACAAGAGCAATGCGAATAAGATCAGGCCTGAAGAGGATGAGCAGCTTGTG GTGGCAGGCAATCCCGAGCAGCAAGAAGACCAGCTGGATGAGCAATATGAGGACAATGTAGAGGATGAG ACTCTTGATGACTCAGTGCATGACAGACAGAAGAGAGCAGAAGAGGAAGAAAGTGAAGAAGATCCCTACAGTGAGCGTAATGGAGCACAG gGCCATGATAAACTGAATGAAAACCCAGGAGCTGAAACCGGTGCCAATCAGATGGAGAGCCTCCAAGAAAAACTGATAAAAAGAGGATGA